One window of Camelina sativa cultivar DH55 chromosome 4, Cs, whole genome shotgun sequence genomic DNA carries:
- the LOC104782834 gene encoding uncharacterized protein LOC104782834, translating into MGTETVVHDQARWAMAAMERRLAVAKAQQQQKNEKDKKGSSDVQVPSKQPLQADSLPTPSKTSIKKDLKEDDYVAYTSLSHPVDENLLATNVKFSSAKGTIVDKVLHNLLRSGDSAQKYLQGSKSVKLDNYILLDNFVQSRPSASGSKKASLKDSKRCKSRMSMKRLKKSGALHMPKDLQKFDLFKPMHGMWESYMTQLIKVTGKIQLAPTLLSADLHGAFMFVAECKIASLIGVQGIMVRETSETFGIITRDDKFPVVPKKHSVFIIQLDCWKITLLGDKFTSRDNIVQR; encoded by the exons ATGGGTACAGAGACGGTTGTGCATGATCAGGCAAGATGGGCAATGGCAGCGATGGAAAGAAGGCTTGCTGTTGCAAAAGCTCAGCAACAACAGAAGAATGAGAAAGACAAGAAGGGATCTTCTGATGTACAAGTCCCTTCGAAACAACCACTTCAAGCTGATTCACTACCTACTCCCTCAAAGACATCAATTAAAAAAG aTCTGAAGGAGGATGATTATGTTGCATATACAAGCTTGTCACATCCCGTCGATGAGAATTTGTTGGCAACCAATGTTAAG TTTTCTAGTGCAAAGGGAACTATAGTAGACAAGGTTTTGCATAACCTCCTTCGAAGTGGTGACTCTGCTCAAAAGTACTTGCAAGGTTCTAAAAGTGTGAAGCTGGACAACTATATTCTCCTTGATAATTTTGTACAGTCGCGTCCTTCAGCCTCTGGTTCTAAAAAGGCATCCCTGAAGGATTCAAAACGTTGTAAGAGCCGTATGTCTATGAAGCGACTCAAGAAGTCTGGTGCTTTGCATATGCCTAAAGATCTCCAAAA GTTTGATTTGTTTAAGCCAATGCATGGTATGTGGGAAAGTTACATGACACAACTCATCAAGGTGACCGG GAAGATTCAATTAGCCCCAACTCTTCTCTCAGCCGATCTTCATGGTGCTTTCATGTTTG TTGCTGAGTGTAAGATAGCATCACTCATTGGTGTGCAAGGCATCATGGTGCGTGAGACATCCGAAACATTTGGAATAATCACAAGAGACGACAAATTTCCAG TTGTACCTAAGAAGCACTCTGTCTTCATCATCCAACTCGACTGCTGGAAAATTACTTTACTTGGGGACAAGTTTACTTCAAGAGACAATATTGTTCAACGTTGA
- the LOC104782832 gene encoding clathrin interactor EPSIN 2 isoform X1 — translation MKKVFGQTVRDLKREVNKKVLKVPGVEQKVLDATSNEPWGPHGSLLADLAQASRNYHEYQLIMGVIWKRLSDTGKNWRHVYKALTVLEYMVGHGSERVIDEIRERAYQISTLSDFQYIDSGGRDQGSNVRKKSQSLVALVNDKERIAEVRQKAAANRDKYRSSAPGGMYKPSGGYGDKYDYGSRDEERSSYGREREYGYRDDDRNSRDGDRYSRDSEDRYGRDGNRDDDYRGRSRSVDNYGSRGRSSEREREDDGHSSSRGSGARADDNSQDGRGRLERKFSEQNIGAPPSYEEAVSESRSPVYSERDGGETPQVTVPGAASPPRPQVTAPGAASPSTGPRTDNKPVTFVNESPSQKVETFDEFDPRGAFSAGPPAYVSTDGVTDPPTVASMSAPPASNSVEMDLLGSLADVFSSNALAIVPADSTSVETNGQASDGPAPSFSTSQPSTQSFDDPFGDSPFKAFTSTDADSTPQQNFGAPDTAHNFGFGDSFSAVANPDPASQNVQPPSNSPGFPQEQFATSQSDIDILAGILPPSGPPVSLPQQSGPSIPTSQFPRSGNNMYEGFHSQPTVSTAPNQPGQTPFGQAVQPYNMVPHSQNMTGAMPFNSGGFMHQPGSQNSFTATSSSSQTPYSTPSGPAGQFMAHQGHGMPPSHGPQRTQSGPVTLQGNNNVMGDMFSQAGPNSLTSSSSHPDLTPLTGAIEIVPPPQKKFEPKSSVWADTLSRGLVNFNISGPKTNPLADIGVDFEAINRRDKRLEKPTNTPATSTINMGKAMGSGTGLGRSGATAMRPPPNPMTGSGMPMGGGMGVGSYGGMNQNQPMGMGMGVGMNQNQPMGMGMGPGMNMNMGGYGQGYPMLQQNPGMVRGPNVPGNNYNSMMGQGGYNNPEQSYGGGYR, via the exons CCAAACTGTCAGAGACCT TAAGAGAGAGGTTAACAAGAAAGTGCTCAAAGTCCCTGGAGTGGAACAGAAG GTCCTAGATGCTACTAGCAATGAGCCATGGGGTCCACATGGATCACTTCTTGCTGATCTTGCTCAAGCTTCCAGAAATTA TCATGAATACCAGCTGATCATGGGGGTCATATGGAAACGCCTTAGTGACACTGGAAAAAACTGGCGGCATGTCTATAAG gCTTTGACAGTTTTGGAATACATGGTAGGCCATGGATCAGAACGTGTTATAGACGAGATTAGAGAACGTGCATATCAAATTTCG ACATTGTCCGACTTTCAGTATATTGATTCCGGTGGTAGAGATCAAGGAAGCAATGTGAGGAAGAAATCACAGAGCCTGGTGGCTTTGGTGAATGACAAAGAAAGAATAGCCGAGGTCAGACAGAAGGCTGCTGCTAACAGAGATAA GTATCGCAGCTCAGCACCCGGTGGAATGTATAAGCCTTCAGGCGGATATGGGGACAAATATGATTATGGAAGCCGGGATGAAGAGCGAAGTAGTtatggaagagaaagagaatatGGTTACAGAGATGATGATAGAAATAGTCGTGATGGAGATCGTTATTCCAGAGACTCTGAAGACCGGTATGGAAGAGATGGTAATAGGGATGATGATTACAGGGGTAGGAGCAGAAGTGTTGATAACTATGGGTCACGAGGTAGGAGTTCCGAAAGGGAGAGGGAAGATGATGGCCATTCTTCATCACG GGGCAGTGGTGCTCGAGCTGATGACAATTCTCAGGATGGGAG AGGGCGGCTCGAGAGGAAGTTTTCTGAACAAAATATTGGCGCCCCACCCAGTTATGAAGAAGCTGTCAGTGAATCACGCAGCCCTGTATACAGTGAAAG GGATGGTGGGGAGACCCCACAAGTTACTGTTCCAGGAGCTGCTTCTCCTCCTCGTCCTCAAGTTACTGCTCCAGGGGCTGCTTCTCCTTCTACTGGACCCAGGACAGACAATAAACCTGTTACTTTTGTTAATGAATCACCTTCTCAGAAAGTTGAGActtttgatgaatttgatcCACGTGGTGCGTTTTCAG CTGGCCCTCCAGCATATGTATCTACAGATGGTGTTACAGATCCTCCAACTGTTGCTTCTATGTCTGCCCCTCCTGCCTCGAACAGTGTTGAGATGGACTTGCTTGGCTCCCTTGCAGACGTATTTTCATCAAACGCATTGGCAATTGTACCAGCTGATTCTACCTCCGTTGAAACCAATGGACAAGCAAGCGATGGTCCAGCTCCCTCGTTTTCTACATCTCAGCCATCAACTCAG TCATTTGATGACCCATTTGGTGACTCTCCTTTCAAAGCCTTCACTTCTACTGACGCCGACTCAACCCCACAGCAGAATTTTGGAGCTCCTGATACTGCTCATAACTTTGGCTTTGGAGACTCATTCTCGGCCGTTGCCAATCCTGATCCTGCTTCTCAGAATGTGCAACCTCCATCAAACTCACCAGGTTTTCCTCAAGAGCAGTTTGCTACATCTCAGAGTGATATTGATATTCTTGCTGGCATTCTCCCACCATCTGGACCTCCAGTTTCACTCCCTCAACAATCTGGTCCTTCAATACCAACATCTCAGTTTCCTCGCAGTGGAAACAACATGTACGAAGGCTTTCATTCTCAGCCAACAGTATCTACAGCTCCAAACCAGCCCGGACAAACTCCGTTTGGACAAGCTGTACAACCATATAACATGGTTCCTCATTCTCAAAATATGACTGGAGCCATGCCGTTTAACAGTGGAGGCTTCATGCACCAGCCGGGCTCACAAAATTCATTTACTGCCACTTCATCAAGCTCACAAACTCCTTACTCTACCCCAAGTGGACCAGCTGGTCAGTTCATGGCACACCAGGGTCATGGAATGCCGCCTTCCCATGGTCCTCAACGAACTCAATCTGGACCTGTTACTCTGCAAGGGAACAACAATGTCATGGGGGACATGTTTTCACAAGCTGGGCCAAATTCCTTgacgtcatcatcatctcatccaGATCTCACACCTTTAACAGGGGCAATTGAGATTGTTCCTCCGCCTCAGAAAAAGTTTGAACCAAAATCATCAGTTTGGGCAGACACATTGAGCAGGGGGCTTGTTAACTTTAACATATCTGGAC CTAAAACAAATCCATTGGCAGACATAGGAGTTGACTTCGAGGCGATCAACAGGAGAGATAAACGGCTGGAGAAACCAACAAACACACCAGCAACATCTACTATCAACATGGGTAAAGCCATGGGATCAGGCACTGGCTTAGGGCGTTCCGGTGCAACCGCAATGAGACCTCCGCCTAATCCAATGACTGGCTCCGGCATGCCCATGGGTGGAGGAATGGGTGTTGGTAGCTATGGAGGTATGAACCAAAACCAACCCATGGGTATGGGTATGGGGGTCGGAATGAATCAAAACCAACCTATGGGTATGGGAATGGGACCTGGCATGAACATGAACATGGGAGGATATGGCCAAGGCTATCCGATGCTACAACAAAACCCAGGGATGGTCCGTGGCCCAAACGTACCTGGCAACAACTACAATTCGATGATGGGTCAAGGCGGTTACAACAACCCTGAACAATCCTATGGTGGTGGATACCGGTAA
- the LOC104782832 gene encoding clathrin interactor EPSIN 2 isoform X2: MKKVFGQTVRDLKREVNKKVLKVPGVEQKVLDATSNEPWGPHGSLLADLAQASRNYHEYQLIMGVIWKRLSDTGKNWRHVYKALTVLEYMVGHGSERVIDEIRERAYQISTLSDFQYIDSGGRDQGSNVRKKSQSLVALVNDKERIAEVRQKAAANRDKYRSSAPGGMYKPSGGYGDKYDYGSRDEERSSYGREREYGYRDDDRNSRDGDRYSRDSEDRYGRDGNRDDDYRGRSRSVDNYGSRGRSSEREREDDGHSSSRGSGARADDNSQDGRGRLERKFSEQNIGAPPSYEEAVSESRSPVYSERDGGETPQVTVPGAASPPRPQVTAPGAASPSTGPRTDNKPVTFVNESPSQKVETFDEFDPRGAFSAGPPAYVSTDGVTDPPTVASMSAPPASNSVEMDLLGSLADVFSSNALAIVPADSTSVETNGQASDGPAPSFSTSQPSTQSFDDPFGDSPFKAFTSTDADSTPQQNFGAPDTAHNFGFGDSFSAVANPDPASQNVQPPSNSPGFPQEQFATSQSDIDILAGILPPSGPPVSLPQQSGPSIPTSQFPRSGNNMYEGFHSQPTVSTAPNQPGQTPFGQAVQPYNMVPHSQNMTGAMPFNSGGFMHQPGSQNSFTATSSSSQTPYSTPSGPAGQFMAHQGHGMPPSHGPQRTQSGPVTLQGNNNVMGDMFSQAGPNSLTSSSSHPDLTPLTGAIEIVPPPQKKFEPKSSVWADTLSRGLVNFNISGPKTNPLADIGVDFEAINRRDKRLEKPTNTPATSTINMGKAMGSGTGLGRSGATAMRPPPNPMTGSGMPMGGGMGVGSYGGMNQNQPMGMGMGVGMNQNQPMGMGMGPGMNMNMGGYGQGYPMLQQNPGMVRGPNVPGNNYNSMMGQGGYNNPEQSYGGGYR; encoded by the exons CCAAACTGTCAGAGACCT TAAGAGAGAGGTTAACAAGAAAGTGCTCAAAGTCCCTGGAGTGGAACAGAAG GTCCTAGATGCTACTAGCAATGAGCCATGGGGTCCACATGGATCACTTCTTGCTGATCTTGCTCAAGCTTCCAGAAATTA TCATGAATACCAGCTGATCATGGGGGTCATATGGAAACGCCTTAGTGACACTGGAAAAAACTGGCGGCATGTCTATAAG gCTTTGACAGTTTTGGAATACATGGTAGGCCATGGATCAGAACGTGTTATAGACGAGATTAGAGAACGTGCATATCAAATTTCG ACATTGTCCGACTTTCAGTATATTGATTCCGGTGGTAGAGATCAAGGAAGCAATGTGAGGAAGAAATCACAGAGCCTGGTGGCTTTGGTGAATGACAAAGAAAGAATAGCCGAGGTCAGACAGAAGGCTGCTGCTAACAGAGATAA GTATCGCAGCTCAGCACCCGGTGGAATGTATAAGCCTTCAGGCGGATATGGGGACAAATATGATTATGGAAGCCGGGATGAAGAGCGAAGTAGTtatggaagagaaagagaatatGGTTACAGAGATGATGATAGAAATAGTCGTGATGGAGATCGTTATTCCAGAGACTCTGAAGACCGGTATGGAAGAGATGGTAATAGGGATGATGATTACAGGGGTAGGAGCAGAAGTGTTGATAACTATGGGTCACGAGGTAGGAGTTCCGAAAGGGAGAGGGAAGATGATGGCCATTCTTCATCACG GGGCAGTGGTGCTCGAGCTGATGACAATTCTCAGGATGGGAG AGGGCGGCTCGAGAGGAAGTTTTCTGAACAAAATATTGGCGCCCCACCCAGTTATGAAGAAGCTGTCAGTGAATCACGCAGCCCTGTATACAGTGAAAG GGATGGTGGGGAGACCCCACAAGTTACTGTTCCAGGAGCTGCTTCTCCTCCTCGTCCTCAAGTTACTGCTCCAGGGGCTGCTTCTCCTTCTACTGGACCCAGGACAGACAATAAACCTGTTACTTTTGTTAATGAATCACCTTCTCAGAAAGTTGAGActtttgatgaatttgatcCACGTGGTGCGTTTTCAG CTGGCCCTCCAGCATATGTATCTACAGATGGTGTTACAGATCCTCCAACTGTTGCTTCTATGTCTGCCCCTCCTGCCTCGAACAGTGTTGAGATGGACTTGCTTGGCTCCCTTGCAGACGTATTTTCATCAAACGCATTGGCAATTGTACCAGCTGATTCTACCTCCGTTGAAACCAATGGACAAGCAAGCGATGGTCCAGCTCCCTCGTTTTCTACATCTCAGCCATCAACTCAG TCATTTGATGACCCATTTGGTGACTCTCCTTTCAAAGCCTTCACTTCTACTGACGCCGACTCAACCCCACAGCAGAATTTTGGAGCTCCTGATACTGCTCATAACTTTGGCTTTGGAGACTCATTCTCGGCCGTTGCCAATCCTGATCCTGCTTCTCAGAATGTGCAACCTCCATCAAACTCACCAGGTTTTCCTCAAGAGCAGTTTGCTACATCTCAGAGTGATATTGATATTCTTGCTGGCATTCTCCCACCATCTGGACCTCCAGTTTCACTCCCTCAACAATCTGGTCCTTCAATACCAACATCTCAGTTTCCTCGCAGTGGAAACAACATGTACGAAGGCTTTCATTCTCAGCCAACAGTATCTACAGCTCCAAACCAGCCCGGACAAACTCCGTTTGGACAAGCTGTACAACCATATAACATGGTTCCTCATTCTCAAAATATGACTGGAGCCATGCCGTTTAACAGTGGAGGCTTCATGCACCAGCCGGGCTCACAAAATTCATTTACTGCCACTTCATCAAGCTCACAAACTCCTTACTCTACCCCAAGTGGACCAGCTGGTCAGTTCATGGCACACCAGGGTCATGGAATGCCGCCTTCCCATGGTCCTCAACGAACTCAATCTGGACCTGTTACTCTGCAAGGGAACAACAATGTCATGGGGGACATGTTTTCACAAGCTGGGCCAA ATTCCTTgacgtcatcatcatctcatccaGATCTCACACCTTTAACAGGAGCAATTGAGATTGTTCCTCCGCCTCAGAAAAAGTTTGAACCAAAATCATCAGTTTGGGCAGACACATTGAGCAGGGGGCTTGTTAACTTTAACATATCTGGAC CTAAAACAAATCCATTGGCAGACATAGGAGTTGACTTCGAGGCGATCAACAGGAGAGATAAACGGCTGGAGAAACCAACAAACACACCAGCAACATCTACTATCAACATGGGTAAAGCCATGGGATCAGGCACTGGCTTAGGGCGTTCCGGTGCAACCGCAATGAGACCTCCGCCTAATCCAATGACTGGCTCCGGCATGCCCATGGGTGGAGGAATGGGTGTTGGTAGCTATGGAGGTATGAACCAAAACCAACCCATGGGTATGGGTATGGGGGTCGGAATGAATCAAAACCAACCTATGGGTATGGGAATGGGACCTGGCATGAACATGAACATGGGAGGATATGGCCAAGGCTATCCGATGCTACAACAAAACCCAGGGATGGTCCGTGGCCCAAACGTACCTGGCAACAACTACAATTCGATGATGGGTCAAGGCGGTTACAACAACCCTGAACAATCCTATGGTGGTGGATACCGGTAA
- the LOC104782833 gene encoding probable methyltransferase PMT19, with amino-acid sequence MNPLQQYLPKICPKRLFFFFTPILFFSLYYILTTIRTITISPQDPHHPPQLQVPSISHYSSLPKTSENRSPPPSTSSTSSSSSSSYFPPCPKNFTNYLPCHDPSTARQYSIERHYRRERHCPHLALEKFRCLVQKPSGYKTPFPWPESRNYAWFKNVPFKKLAEFKKSQNWVRLERDRFVFPGGGTSFPGGVKDYVDVILSVLPLASGSIRTVLDIGCGVASFGAFLLNYNILTMSIAPRDIHEAQVQFALERGLPAMLGVLSTYKLPYPSRSFDMIHCSRCLVNWTAYDGLYLMEVDRVLRPDGYWVLSGPPVTSKVKSKNQKRDSKELQNQMEQLNDVFRRLCWVKIAESYPVVIWRKPSNHLQCRQRLQALKFPKFCSSNDPDAAWYKEMKPCITPLPDVNDTHKTVLRNWPARLNQVPQQIKTGWIQGTTIASFKADTNLWQRRVLYYDTKLKFLSNGKYRNIMDMNAGLGGFAAALNKYPLWVMNVVPFDLKPNTLGVVYDRGLIGTYMNWCEAFSTYPRTYDLIHANGVFSLYVDKCDIVDILLEMQRILRPEGAVIIQDRFDLLIKVNAIINQMRWNETIYTDENSGFDHGAILIVDNSVK; translated from the exons atgaatCCATTACAACAATACTTACCAAAGATCTGTCCTAAGCgtctattcttcttctttactccaattttattcttctctctctattacATCCTCACCACTATCAGAACCATCACCATCTCTCCCCAAGATCCTCACCATCCTCCCCAGCTTCAAGTACCTTCCATTTCCCATTACTCCTCCCTTCCAAAAACTTCAGAAAACCGATCCCCACcaccatcaacatcatcaacatcatcatcatcatcatcatcttactTTCCACCCTGTCCCAAAAACTTCACCAACTACTTGCCCTGCCACGATCCATCAACAGCACGACAGTACAGCATTGAGAGACACTATCGGAGAGAGAGGCACTGTCCTCACTTAGCTCTAGAGAAGTTCAGGTGTTTGGTCCAAAAGCCCTCTGGCTACAAAACGCCTTTTCCATGGCCTGAAAGTAGAAACTATGCTTGGTTCAAGAACGTTCCATTCAAAAAGCTAGCTGAGTTTAAAAAGTCTCAAAACTGGGTTAGGCTTGAACGAGACCGCTTTGTTTTCCCCGGAGGAGGGACTTCCTTTCCCGGTGGTGTGAAGGACTATGTTGATGTGATTCTCAGTGTTTTGCCTTTGGCTTCTGGAAGCATCAGGACAGTTCTAGATATTGGATGTGGT GTAGCGAGTTTTGGAGCCTTTCTGTTGAATTATAACATCTTGACAATGTCCATTGCACCGAGGGATATACACGAGGCTCAAGTTCAGTTCGCATTAGAACGTGGACTCCCTGCTATGCTCGGTGTTCTAAGCACTTATAAGCTGCCCTACCCGTCGAGGTCTTTCGACATGATCCATTGTTCTAGATGCCTTGTCAATTGGACTGCTTATG ATGGGCTTTACTTGATGGAGGTGGATCGTGTCCTACGTCCTGATGGATATTGGGTGCTGTCTGGACCACCAGTAACATCAAAGGTTAAATCCAAGAACCAGAAGAGAGATTCCAAGGAGTTGCAGAACCAGATGGAGCAACTAAATGATGTTTTTAGAAGACTTTGTTGGGTGAAGATTGCTGAAAGTTACCCGGTTGTCATATGGAGAAAGCCTTCTAATCATTTGCAGTGTAGACAAAGGCTACAAGCTCTTAAGTTTCCTAAATTTTGCTCTTCTAACGATCCTGATGCTGCATG GTACAAAGAGATGAAGCCTTGCATCACTCCTCTTCCAGATGTCAACGACACACACAAGACCGTTCTCAGAAACTGGCCAGCGAGACTAAACCAAGTGCCTCAACAAATTAAAACAGGGTGGATACAGGGAACAACTATTGCCAGTTTCAAAGCTGACACTAACCTGTGGCAAAGAAGAGTTTTGTACTATGACACCAAGTTAAAGTTTCTCAGCAATGGGAAATACAGAAACATCATGGATATGAACGCTGGATTAGGTGGTTTCGCTGCAGCCTTGAACAAATATCCATTGTGGGTTATGAATGTGGTTCCATTTGATCTTAAACCAAATACACTCGGTGTTGTGTACGATCGGGGTCTCATTGGAACTTACATGAACTG GTGTGAAGCTTTCTCTACATACCCTCGAACATATGATCTGATTCATGCCAATGGTGTGTTCAGTTTGTACGTAGACAA ATGTGACATTGTTGATATACTATTGGAGATGCAAAGGATTCTTAGACCAGAAGGTGCGGTTATAATACAAGACCGTTTTGATCTTCTTATCAAAGTGAATGCTATAATCAATCAAATGAGATGGAATGAGACTATATATACAGACGAGAATAGTGGTTTTGATCATGGAGCTATACTAATTGTAGACAATTCGGTTAAATAA